Proteins encoded by one window of Streptomyces sp. ALI-76-A:
- the cbiE gene encoding precorrin-6y C5,15-methyltransferase (decarboxylating) subunit CbiE gives MITVVGAGTGASPSPDVLAGAELVVGGRRHLDAVRLPETAERIVLGPLAPALDAMAQYVGTGRRVVVLASGDPGFFGIVRALAERFGAGRLDVRAGVSSVAAAFARAGLPWDDAVVVSAHGRELRTAVNVCRARPKVAVLTGPGSGPAELGAALASDARVLVVATALGSADERVERVTPAEAAARDWGPAVSVVLCLDEARALGGVRTVAGAPPGPAGWALDEGDFAHRDSMITKFEVRALALARLGPRLGDLVWDVGAGSGSVAVECARLGAAVTAVEKTPDGVGRIRANAAAHGVDVRVVHGTAPDVLSGLDDDPDAVFVGGGGRELPAVVTACARRARRTVVVAMAALDRVPAARAALTGAGFDCDGVLLQSSRLAPLPGDVTRLAATNPVFLLWGMRPPAHREGVAQ, from the coding sequence GTGATCACGGTGGTCGGCGCCGGGACGGGGGCATCGCCGTCCCCGGACGTCCTCGCCGGGGCGGAGCTGGTCGTGGGCGGACGCCGGCACCTGGACGCCGTACGGCTGCCGGAGACGGCCGAGCGGATCGTGCTCGGGCCGCTGGCTCCCGCGCTGGACGCCATGGCGCAGTACGTCGGCACGGGCCGCCGGGTCGTCGTGCTCGCCTCGGGCGACCCCGGGTTCTTCGGGATCGTGCGGGCGCTGGCCGAGCGGTTCGGTGCCGGGCGGCTCGACGTCCGGGCCGGTGTCTCCTCCGTCGCCGCCGCCTTCGCGCGGGCCGGGCTGCCGTGGGACGACGCGGTGGTGGTGAGCGCGCACGGGCGTGAGCTGCGGACGGCGGTCAACGTGTGCCGGGCCCGGCCGAAGGTCGCCGTGCTGACCGGGCCGGGGTCCGGACCGGCCGAACTGGGCGCCGCGCTCGCCTCGGACGCGCGGGTCCTGGTGGTCGCCACCGCGCTGGGCTCGGCGGACGAGCGCGTGGAGCGGGTGACTCCGGCCGAGGCCGCGGCCCGGGACTGGGGGCCCGCGGTGAGCGTGGTGCTGTGCCTGGACGAGGCGCGGGCGCTCGGTGGAGTGCGGACGGTGGCCGGGGCGCCGCCCGGGCCCGCCGGATGGGCGCTGGACGAGGGGGACTTCGCCCACCGCGACTCGATGATCACCAAGTTCGAGGTCCGGGCGCTGGCGCTGGCCCGGCTCGGGCCGCGCCTGGGCGACCTGGTCTGGGACGTGGGCGCGGGCTCGGGTTCGGTGGCCGTGGAGTGCGCGCGGCTCGGCGCGGCCGTGACGGCGGTCGAGAAGACCCCTGACGGAGTCGGCCGGATCCGCGCCAACGCCGCCGCGCACGGGGTGGACGTCCGCGTGGTGCACGGGACGGCACCGGACGTGCTGTCCGGCCTGGACGACGATCCCGACGCGGTGTTCGTCGGCGGCGGGGGGCGCGAACTGCCCGCCGTCGTCACGGCGTGCGCGCGCCGGGCCCGGCGGACCGTCGTGGTCGCGATGGCCGCGCTCGACCGGGTGCCCGCCGCGCGCGCCGCCCTCACCGGCGCCGGGTTCGACTGCGACGGCGTCCTGCTCCAGTCCTCCCGGCTCGCGCCGCTGCCGGGAGACGTGACCCGGCTCGCGGCGACCAACCCCGTTTTCCTGCTGTGGGGCATGCGGCCCCCGGCACATCGTGAAGGAGTTGCCCAGTGA
- the cobI gene encoding precorrin-2 C(20)-methyltransferase: protein MSSRLIGVGVGPGDPELVTVKGVNALRAADVVVVPVMDTGERGRAEATVLHYVPQEKVLRVVFALNERSDRGRREAAWDAAGERVVQLLAAHGCVAFATIGDPNVYSTFTYLAQTITELVPGTVVQTVPGITAMQDLAARSGAVLTEGTEPLTLVPVTAGAAVLKEALNGPGTVVAYKFGRQAREVAEALRETGRLDDAVWGSALGLESESIRPAADLDGAALPYLSTLIAPPRRDGGRGGKL from the coding sequence ATGAGCAGCAGGCTGATCGGAGTCGGGGTCGGTCCCGGTGACCCGGAGCTGGTGACCGTCAAGGGCGTCAACGCCCTGCGCGCCGCCGACGTGGTCGTCGTACCCGTCATGGACACCGGCGAGCGGGGGCGGGCCGAGGCGACCGTCCTGCACTATGTGCCCCAGGAGAAGGTCCTGCGGGTCGTGTTCGCGCTCAACGAGCGCAGCGACCGGGGCCGGCGGGAGGCCGCGTGGGACGCGGCCGGCGAGCGGGTGGTCCAGTTGCTGGCGGCGCACGGCTGTGTCGCCTTCGCGACCATCGGCGACCCCAACGTCTACTCGACCTTCACCTATCTCGCGCAGACCATCACCGAGCTGGTGCCGGGGACGGTCGTTCAGACCGTGCCCGGGATCACCGCGATGCAGGACCTCGCGGCGCGCTCGGGGGCGGTGCTGACGGAGGGCACCGAGCCGCTGACGCTGGTGCCCGTGACCGCCGGGGCCGCCGTGCTCAAGGAGGCGCTGAACGGGCCCGGGACCGTCGTCGCCTACAAGTTCGGGCGGCAGGCGCGGGAGGTGGCCGAGGCGCTGCGGGAGACCGGGCGGCTCGACGACGCCGTGTGGGGGTCGGCGCTGGGACTGGAGTCCGAGTCGATCCGGCCGGCCGCCGACCTCGACGGCGCCGCCCTGCCCTACCTGTCGACGCTCATCGCGCCCCCGCGGCGCGACGGGGGGCGGGGCGGCAAGCTGTGA
- the cobM gene encoding precorrin-4 C(11)-methyltransferase — MADAPTGKVTFVGAGPGAADLLTFRAARAIAEADVVIWAASLVQAEVLEHAREDAEILDSATMSLEDVVAVYERARAAGLRVARIHSGDPALWGGTQEQLDRCARIGIATEVVPGVSAFSAVAALAQRELTIPEVAQSVVLTRLGGGKTPMPPGEEVREFARHGTTMAIFLSAARSGQLVRELLEGGYPTDTPVVVAYQATWPEELVVKCTIGTLEETVKEHKLWKHTLFLVGPALDAEGTRSHLYHPGHFHGYRKADPEARRALRSRGAST; from the coding sequence ATGGCCGATGCCCCCACCGGCAAGGTGACCTTCGTCGGTGCCGGCCCCGGTGCCGCCGACCTGCTGACGTTCCGTGCCGCGCGCGCCATCGCCGAGGCGGACGTCGTGATCTGGGCGGCCAGCCTGGTCCAGGCGGAGGTCCTGGAGCACGCGCGCGAGGACGCGGAGATCCTCGACTCGGCGACGATGTCGCTGGAGGACGTGGTGGCCGTGTACGAGCGGGCCCGGGCCGCGGGCCTGCGGGTGGCCCGGATCCACTCCGGCGACCCCGCGCTGTGGGGCGGCACCCAGGAGCAGCTCGACCGGTGCGCCCGGATCGGCATCGCCACCGAGGTGGTGCCGGGGGTCTCCGCCTTCTCCGCCGTGGCCGCGCTGGCCCAGCGGGAGCTGACCATCCCGGAGGTCGCGCAGTCGGTCGTGCTGACCCGGCTCGGCGGCGGCAAGACGCCGATGCCGCCCGGGGAGGAGGTGCGGGAGTTCGCCCGGCACGGCACCACCATGGCGATCTTCCTGTCGGCGGCCCGCAGCGGACAGCTCGTGCGGGAGCTGCTGGAGGGCGGCTATCCGACGGACACGCCGGTCGTCGTCGCCTACCAGGCGACCTGGCCGGAGGAGCTGGTCGTGAAGTGCACGATCGGCACGCTGGAGGAGACCGTCAAGGAGCACAAGCTCTGGAAGCACACCCTGTTCCTGGTCGGTCCGGCGCTCGACGCCGAGGGCACGCGCTCGCACCTCTACCACCCCGGCCACTTCCACGGGTACCGCAAGGCCGACCCGGAGGCCAGAAGGGCGCTGCGCTCCCGGGGCGCGAGCACGTGA
- the cobO gene encoding cob(I)yrinic acid a,c-diamide adenosyltransferase, producing MPQGQPSVVPDDGLTTRQRRNRPLVVVHTGVGKGKSTAAFGLALRAWNQGWPIGVFQFVKSAKWKVGEENALRVLGASGEGGSVAWHKMGEGWSWVQRDIQGDNSTNEEKAREGWEQVKRDLAAETYKLYVLDEFAYPMHWGWIDTDEVVSVLRDRPGTQHVVITGRNAPEKLVEFADLVTDMSKVKHPMDAGQKGQRGIEW from the coding sequence ATGCCGCAGGGACAGCCGAGTGTGGTGCCGGACGACGGTCTGACGACCCGTCAGCGCAGGAACCGGCCGCTGGTCGTGGTGCACACGGGCGTGGGCAAGGGCAAGTCGACCGCCGCGTTCGGGCTGGCGCTGCGGGCCTGGAACCAGGGCTGGCCGATCGGGGTGTTCCAGTTCGTCAAGTCGGCGAAGTGGAAGGTCGGCGAGGAGAACGCGCTGCGGGTGCTGGGGGCCAGTGGCGAAGGCGGGTCCGTCGCCTGGCACAAGATGGGCGAGGGGTGGTCCTGGGTGCAGCGGGACATCCAGGGTGACAACTCGACCAACGAGGAGAAGGCCCGGGAGGGCTGGGAGCAGGTCAAGCGGGACCTGGCCGCCGAGACCTACAAGCTGTACGTGCTGGACGAGTTCGCGTACCCGATGCACTGGGGCTGGATCGACACCGACGAGGTCGTCTCCGTGCTGCGGGATCGGCCCGGGACCCAGCATGTGGTGATCACCGGGCGCAACGCGCCGGAGAAGCTGGTGGAGTTCGCGGACCTCGTCACCGACATGTCCAAGGTCAAGCATCCGATGGACGCCGGCCAGAAGGGGCAGAGGGGCATCGAGTGGTGA
- a CDS encoding cobyrinate a,c-diamide synthase, with protein sequence MSSVPRLVVAAPSSGSGKTTVATGLMAAFAARGLAVSPHKVGPDYIDPGYHALATGRVGRNLDAYLCGPELIGPLFRHGARGCDIAVVEGVMGMYDGAAGEGELASTAQVAKLLGAPVVLVVDASSQSRSVAALVHGFASWDPEVRIGGVILNKVGSDRHEELLREALDSAGMPVLGVLRRAPQVETPSRHLGLVPVAERRASAVEAVAAMAEQVRAGCDLEALAALAGSAGALPCAAWDAAEVLGSSPPPPLPVPPPEGAPPLGAAPPDPRFRPDGPRPQAPDGLKRVAVAGGAAFTFSYAEHAELLAAAGAEVVVFDPLRDERLPEGTGGLVVGGGFPEVYAAELSANEPLREAIGELVRGGAPVAAECAGLLYLCRELDGRPMCGVLDATARMSERLTLGYRDAVAVSDSVLAEAGTRMRGHEFHRTVVEPGVGEVAAWGVRTPRRRLEGFVQRGVHASYLHTHWASEPGVARRFVERCGTS encoded by the coding sequence ATGTCCTCCGTCCCCCGGCTGGTCGTCGCCGCGCCGTCCTCCGGCAGCGGCAAGACCACCGTGGCCACGGGGCTGATGGCCGCGTTCGCCGCGCGGGGGCTCGCCGTGTCCCCGCACAAGGTCGGGCCGGACTACATCGACCCCGGGTACCACGCGCTCGCCACCGGGCGGGTGGGGCGGAACCTCGACGCGTACCTGTGCGGGCCGGAGCTGATCGGGCCGCTGTTCCGGCACGGGGCGCGCGGGTGCGACATCGCGGTCGTCGAGGGCGTGATGGGGATGTACGACGGGGCCGCCGGGGAGGGCGAGCTGGCGTCCACCGCGCAGGTGGCGAAGTTGCTCGGCGCGCCGGTGGTGCTGGTCGTCGACGCCTCCTCGCAGTCGCGGTCCGTGGCGGCGCTGGTGCACGGGTTCGCGTCCTGGGATCCGGAGGTGCGGATCGGGGGCGTGATCCTGAACAAGGTCGGGTCGGACCGGCACGAGGAGCTGCTTCGCGAGGCGTTGGACTCGGCCGGGATGCCGGTGCTGGGGGTGCTGCGGCGGGCCCCGCAGGTGGAGACGCCGTCGCGGCATCTGGGGCTGGTGCCGGTCGCCGAGCGGCGGGCCTCCGCGGTGGAGGCGGTTGCCGCGATGGCGGAACAGGTGCGTGCGGGGTGCGATCTGGAGGCGTTGGCCGCGCTGGCGGGGAGCGCGGGTGCGTTGCCCTGTGCGGCCTGGGACGCGGCTGAGGTGCTGGGCTCCTCGCCCCCGCCGCCCCTGCCCGTCCCTCCCCCAGAGGGGGCACCCCCACTGGGGGCCGCGCCCCCGGACCCCCGATTTCGGCCCGACGGGCCTCGTCCTCAAGCGCCGGACGGGCTGAAGCGGGTTGCTGTCGCCGGTGGGGCGGCGTTCACGTTCTCCTATGCCGAGCATGCCGAGTTGCTGGCCGCCGCCGGTGCCGAGGTCGTCGTCTTCGATCCCCTGCGGGACGAGCGGTTGCCCGAGGGCACCGGCGGGCTGGTCGTCGGGGGCGGGTTCCCCGAGGTGTACGCCGCCGAGCTGTCGGCCAACGAGCCGCTGCGCGAGGCCATCGGTGAACTCGTCCGGGGCGGTGCCCCGGTGGCCGCCGAATGCGCCGGGCTGCTGTATCTGTGCCGTGAGCTGGACGGGCGGCCCATGTGCGGGGTGCTCGACGCCACCGCCCGGATGTCGGAGCGGCTCACCCTCGGATACCGGGACGCCGTGGCCGTGAGCGACAGTGTGCTCGCCGAGGCCGGGACGCGGATGCGGGGACACGAGTTCCATCGCACCGTGGTGGAGCCCGGGGTGGGGGAGGTCGCCGCCTGGGGCGTGCGCACCCCTCGGCGGCGGCTCGAAGGATTCGTACAGCGGGGTGTGCACGCGAGTTATCTGCACACGCACTGGGCGTCCGAGCCCGGTGTCGCCCGTCGGTTCGTGGAGAGGTGCGGGACGTCATGA
- a CDS encoding sirohydrochlorin chelatase — MTTPPPALLIAGHGTRDDAGAEAFRDFVRQLGDRHPDLPVAGGFIELSPPPLGDAVTELVERGVRRFAAVPLMLVSAGHAKGDIPAALSREKERHPGISYTYGRPLGPHPALLNVLERRLDEALGGTARTPADRADVTVLLVGRGSTDPDANAEVHKAARLLWEGRGYAGVETAFVSLAAPDVPSGLDRCVRLGARRIVVLPYFLFTGILPDRVRHQTEGWAAAHPDVEVRSADVIGPEPELLDLVMERYEEAVKGDLRMNCDSCVYRIALPGFEDKVGLPQQPHFHPDDDGHHHGHHHGGHAHSHAH, encoded by the coding sequence GTGACCACCCCGCCGCCCGCCCTGCTCATCGCCGGCCATGGAACCCGGGACGATGCCGGCGCCGAGGCGTTCCGCGACTTCGTACGGCAGCTGGGCGACCGTCACCCCGACCTGCCGGTCGCGGGCGGCTTCATCGAGCTGTCCCCGCCGCCGCTGGGCGACGCCGTGACCGAGCTGGTGGAGCGGGGGGTACGCCGGTTCGCCGCCGTCCCGCTGATGCTGGTGTCCGCCGGTCACGCCAAGGGCGACATCCCGGCCGCGCTGTCCCGCGAGAAGGAACGGCACCCCGGGATCTCGTACACCTACGGCCGTCCGCTGGGCCCGCACCCCGCGCTGCTGAACGTGCTGGAGCGGCGGCTGGACGAGGCGCTCGGCGGCACCGCGCGCACGCCCGCGGACCGGGCCGACGTGACCGTGCTGCTGGTCGGCCGCGGGTCCACCGACCCGGACGCGAACGCCGAGGTGCACAAGGCGGCGCGGCTGCTGTGGGAGGGACGCGGGTACGCGGGTGTGGAGACGGCGTTCGTGTCGCTGGCCGCGCCGGACGTGCCGAGCGGCCTGGACCGGTGTGTGCGGCTCGGGGCCCGCCGGATCGTGGTCCTGCCCTACTTCCTGTTCACCGGGATCCTGCCGGACCGGGTGCGGCACCAGACGGAGGGCTGGGCGGCGGCGCACCCGGACGTCGAGGTGCGGTCGGCCGACGTCATCGGTCCGGAGCCGGAGCTGCTGGACCTGGTGATGGAGCGCTACGAGGAGGCCGTCAAGGGCGACCTGCGGATGAACTGCGACTCGTGCGTCTACCGGATCGCGCTGCCCGGGTTCGAGGACAAGGTCGGCCTGCCCCAGCAGCCGCACTTCCACCCGGACGACGACGGTCACCACCACGGTCACCACCACGGAGGACACGCACACTCACATGCGCACTGA
- the cobJ gene encoding precorrin-3B C(17)-methyltransferase, which yields MIGLISATSAGAAARDRLAAAWPDRVRVYEGPVGDAVRAAFAQCEQLVCFLATGAVVRLVAPLLGDKASDPGVVCVDEGGRFAVSLVGGHGGGANDLAAAVGEVLGAQPVVTTATDAVGLPGLDTLGFPVEGDVAGVSRALLDGEPVALRAEVSWPLPPLRVADAGTYAIRVTDRLVEAAAHEVVLRPPSLVVGVGASRGAPAEEVLELIGGALRDAGLSPASVAELATVDAKADEPGIVRAARHLGVPLVTHSAEQLAAVDVPHPSDAPLAAVGTPSVAEAAALLRGGELLVPKRKSLRADGPARATCAVVRRPARGRLAVVGLGPGARDLVTPRAKEELRRASVLVGLDQYVDQIRDLLRPGTRILESGLGAEEERARTAVEEARKGQAVALIGSGDAGVYAMASPALAEASDDIDVIGVPGVTAALAAAAILGAPLGHDHVSISLSDLHTPWEVIERRVRAAAEADIVVTFYNPRSRGRDWQLPKALAILAGHREPATPVGIVRNASRPDESSRLTTLAALDPATVDMMTVVTVGNTATREIAGRMVTPRGYRWQEEAR from the coding sequence GTGATCGGCCTGATTTCCGCCACCTCGGCGGGCGCGGCCGCGCGGGACCGGCTGGCCGCCGCGTGGCCGGACCGGGTGCGCGTGTACGAGGGTCCCGTGGGGGACGCCGTACGAGCCGCGTTCGCGCAGTGCGAGCAGCTCGTGTGTTTCCTCGCCACCGGCGCGGTCGTACGACTGGTCGCCCCGCTGCTCGGTGACAAGGCGTCGGACCCGGGTGTGGTGTGCGTCGACGAGGGCGGGCGGTTCGCCGTGTCCCTGGTGGGCGGGCACGGCGGGGGCGCCAACGACCTCGCCGCCGCGGTCGGGGAGGTGCTCGGCGCGCAGCCCGTGGTGACGACGGCGACCGACGCGGTCGGGCTGCCGGGGCTGGACACGCTCGGGTTCCCGGTGGAGGGGGATGTCGCCGGGGTCTCGCGGGCCCTGCTCGACGGTGAGCCGGTGGCCCTGAGGGCGGAGGTGTCCTGGCCCCTGCCCCCGCTGCGGGTGGCCGACGCCGGGACGTACGCGATCCGCGTCACGGACCGGCTCGTCGAGGCGGCCGCGCACGAGGTGGTGCTCCGCCCGCCGTCCCTCGTCGTCGGCGTCGGCGCATCCCGGGGCGCCCCGGCCGAGGAGGTGCTGGAGCTGATCGGCGGCGCGCTGCGCGACGCCGGCCTCTCCCCCGCGTCCGTCGCCGAACTCGCCACCGTCGACGCCAAGGCGGACGAACCCGGGATCGTGCGGGCCGCGCGGCACCTCGGGGTGCCGCTGGTCACCCACTCCGCCGAGCAGCTGGCGGCGGTCGACGTGCCTCACCCCTCCGACGCGCCGCTGGCCGCCGTCGGCACCCCGTCCGTCGCCGAGGCCGCCGCGCTGCTGCGCGGAGGTGAACTCCTCGTCCCCAAGCGGAAGTCGCTGCGGGCGGACGGGCCCGCGAGGGCGACCTGTGCCGTCGTACGGCGTCCCGCGCGCGGGCGGCTCGCGGTGGTGGGGCTCGGGCCGGGCGCCCGGGACCTGGTCACCCCGCGGGCGAAGGAGGAACTGCGGCGCGCGTCCGTGCTCGTCGGGCTCGACCAGTACGTCGACCAGATCCGCGACCTGCTGCGGCCGGGCACCCGGATCCTGGAGTCGGGGCTCGGCGCCGAGGAGGAGCGGGCCCGGACGGCCGTCGAGGAGGCCCGCAAGGGCCAGGCCGTCGCGCTGATCGGCAGCGGGGACGCCGGCGTGTACGCCATGGCCTCCCCCGCGCTCGCCGAGGCCTCCGACGACATCGACGTGATCGGTGTGCCCGGGGTCACCGCCGCCCTCGCGGCCGCCGCGATCCTCGGCGCGCCGCTGGGCCACGACCACGTGTCGATCAGCCTGTCCGACCTGCACACGCCGTGGGAGGTCATCGAGCGGCGGGTGCGGGCGGCGGCCGAGGCGGACATCGTCGTGACGTTCTACAACCCGCGCAGCCGGGGCCGGGACTGGCAGCTGCCGAAGGCGCTCGCGATCCTCGCCGGGCACCGGGAGCCCGCCACCCCGGTCGGGATCGTACGGAACGCGTCCCGGCCCGACGAGTCCAGTCGCCTCACGACACTGGCCGCCCTCGACCCGGCGACGGTCGACATGATGACGGTCGTGACCGTCGGCAACACGGCGACCCGCGAGATCGCGGGGCGCATGGTGACCCCGCGCGGCTACCGCTGGCAGGAGGAGGCACGGTGA
- a CDS encoding precorrin-8X methylmutase, producing MNQGNRVNEAPRVVHPIEQESFRRLRARLDTSHFPPLTRAVVERVIHSAADLEYAHDLVLDEGELVRAHAALHAGAPVVVDVEMVAAGITRRETVCRLRDARSGPDLTRSAHAVRLAYEQVGPGALWVIGCAPTALEELLTLDASPALVIGLPVGFVGAAESKAALRASGLPAVSNVSEKGGSAVAAAALNALLYHPASLPEEKQ from the coding sequence GTGAACCAGGGGAACCGGGTGAACGAGGCGCCCCGGGTCGTGCACCCGATCGAGCAGGAGTCCTTCCGGCGGCTGCGCGCCCGCCTGGACACCTCGCACTTCCCGCCGCTGACCCGCGCGGTCGTGGAGCGGGTCATCCACTCCGCGGCCGACCTGGAGTACGCGCACGACCTCGTCCTGGACGAGGGCGAGCTGGTGCGGGCGCACGCCGCGCTGCACGCCGGGGCGCCCGTCGTCGTGGACGTGGAGATGGTCGCCGCCGGCATCACCCGGCGCGAGACCGTGTGCCGGCTGCGGGACGCCCGGTCCGGTCCGGACCTGACCCGTTCGGCGCACGCGGTCCGGCTGGCGTACGAACAGGTGGGGCCCGGCGCCCTGTGGGTGATCGGCTGCGCGCCGACCGCCCTGGAGGAGCTGCTGACCCTGGACGCCTCCCCCGCGCTCGTCATCGGCCTGCCCGTCGGCTTCGTCGGCGCGGCCGAGTCCAAGGCCGCGCTGCGCGCGAGCGGGCTGCCCGCCGTGAGCAACGTGTCCGAGAAGGGCGGTTCGGCGGTCGCCGCCGCCGCGCTCAACGCCCTGCTGTACCACCCCGCTTCACTTCCCGAGGAGAAACAGTGA